DNA sequence from the Sulfurimonas sp. HSL3-7 genome:
CGCCGACGTTGATATAGGTGCTGCCGTAGTGCTCTTTGAGCATCTTGGAAAACGCACGGAAGATGAACTGGGCACACCCCATCACCTCGAAATCGGTCTTTTCGATGATGACGGCGGCGGTGTCCGCGCTGATACGCTCGCCTGCCGTGAACCCCTTGAGCTCGCCGTCGATATAGATGACCAGACCGATGAGCTGCAGTTCTTCGTAGTGCTTGAGCATCCGTTTGACGGCGTGACGCTCCTGGTGGATACCGTCGAGAAAAAGCTCCGCCTCCTCTTTCGGCATGTATTTCACGCGGTCCGAAACCCATTTGTTGAACAGATGCATGATCTCGTCATGGTGCTTGACGCTGTCAAGCACCTCGATACGGTGGTCCGCATAGGACTTGATGAACTTGTTGATCTCAGTGCGCTTGGTGTGGTAGCTGTTGCCGCGCAGCTCGATCAGGTTGTCCGCTTCATAGACATAATCGACCAGCTTCTTTTCAACGATATAGTGTTCAAGCATCTCGAACATGCTTTCGCCTTCGTCCGTGGACTGCACGAACGCTTCGATCATCGATGCCTGTACGTAGTCAATGCGGGCATAATAGCGAGAGCTGTTGTTCTTGTTCATAATATCGAAACACCGCACCATCGCTTCGGTAACATGTTTTTTCTTCCCCAACGGCGGCAGAAGCATCGTCAGTTCGCCTCCCGTCATGACAAACAGACAGAAACACTTGTTGATGATGGCATAAAAACCGCTGCTGTTGGCCAGCCAGATATAGTTCGCCGCAAAGGTATAATCACTGATATCAACGTCGAGTTTGGCAAGGTATTTTTCGATGACAGGTTTGGCATCGAGACCGAAAGGTTTGAGGGTATGTTTGTTGACAGTAAGCTTAGCCATAGAGCTGCCCCGTAATAAATTTTTCGGCGGAATTCTACTCCTTTTTTTTCATTTTGCAGCAGCAATTTTCAAAGGGCTGAAAACAGCCTTCTGCAGGGCTTTTAAGGGCGGTGATGGAGGTGTTTGCGGCGATACTTTTTGCAAAAATATTCAAATGAAAAAACATCTGCCTCTAAATTCAAAAAAAAAGGGGTATATTTTCATTACTGTATTAATGCGAAAGTAAAGAACTTTCAGGTGGGACCACTTTAAAATATGCAGAAAAGAGACTGCATCCAATGGATAAAGAATGAAAGACAATGCGTTGACTGAACAGCAACTTGATGAAGCGATAAGCACCTACAAAGAGAACCTTGCGCTGGAACCTTACCAGGCCGAACTTGTCAAACTGCAACAGCACATCGAACGCCACAGGCTCAAACTGGTTATTCTTTTTGAAGGGCGCGATGCTGCGGGCAAGGGAAGCGTCATCGGCAGCGTCAGCCGCTATATGAATCCCAAACACTACCGCATCGTGGCACTGGGGCGTCCGACGGAAGAGGAGCGGACGCAGTGGTATTTCCAGCGTTATATCAAACATTTTCCGCATGGCGGCGAACTGGTGCTGTTTGACCGAAGCTGGTACAACCGGGCGATGGTCGAACAGGTTTTCGGTTTCTGCTCCGAAGTAGAGCATGATCTGTTCATGCGCGATGTCGTCCCTTTCGAGGAGTCGCTGGTCGATAACGGCACGCTGCTGGTCAAACTCTACTTCAGTGTCACCAAAGAGAAACAGGCACAGCGTTTCGAGCAGCGCCGCACCGACCCGCTGCGCCAATGGAAGCTCAGCGAGATCGACCTGCAGGCGCAGAGCATGTGGGACCAGTTCACCGAAACGAAATTCCGGATGCTCAAACAGACCAGCCATAACAAAGCGCCATGGCATATCATCCGCTCAAACGACAAGCATAAGGCCCGCCTGGAGACGATGAAGCTGATCCTTAACCAGGTCGATTACGACGGACGCTGCCGCGCACTGGAGTTTGCACCGGATCCAAAAACCGTCTTCAGTGCCGAAGAGGAGCTTGCCGTGATGGAAAAACAGCAGTTAAAACGAGGAAAGGGAAATGCGTAATACATTAAAGCCGTTCAGAGGGTTTCTTGACATCCTCAAACATCTTATCCGCCGCCCCTCCGTCGTCGGCGCCGAACACCCCTTTTTCCTTTCGCTTAAACGCGAACTCGACGAGATCGGCATCAAAACAACACTTTACGAAGGGCTGCTTGTCGCCGAAGGCAGCGATCCCGACCGCGGTATGCTCTCGGCGCACATCGACCGCCACGGGCTGATCTGCACCGGCCCCAACGAGTTCCAGTATGCGGCGTTCATGACGCAGAACCGCGGGGACCTGACGGGCGATTCGATCGCCGAACAGACCTATATGGCCATCGTCGAGCGCTTCAAACAGCAGTCGGTGCAGGCTTATGAGCCGTGGTCGGGCAGTTACCTCGGGCTCGGCACCATCGATAACGCCTACATCTGCGAACGCCGCAAAAACCTTGTTTTCGAAGTAAAAGGACTTGAACATCTTCTGCCGGGAACCCCCGTCGCCTTTGTCGACACCCTTTCAAGCAAAAACGGACTGCTCTCGGCACAGCTGGACAATGTCCTCAGCGCTGCCGTCATCGTCTACCTCTACCGCTGCGGTTATAAGGGGACGGCCTTTTTCACGGCACAGGAGGAGTCTGGCAAAAGCTGGCGTTTTCTGCTGGAGTGGTTCCGCCGTTTGGACAAAAGTACCGACCGCCTTCTTGTCCTCGACACCAGCCCCTACCCGAACCGCGAGGAAGCGGAGCGTCAGCATATCGTGCTGCGCCACCGCGATGCCAATGCCAAATTCGACTCGCCGCTGACCAAAGAGATCGAAAAACTGTGCCGTAAACTCAAGATCGACTACAGCTTCAAGGACAGCTACCTGAAAATCGAGAACAAGAAACGCGTCTCCGAGGGGATGAAGAAAAACTCACTCGGAAGCACCGAGATGGGACGTCTGACGGCGGCCAGCGGCGGAACGATCACAGGCACGACCCTGCAGGTCCCGACGACAGGCTACCACACGACATCGGAGACGGTCTCCGTGGAATCGGTCGCAAAAATGCTCGAACTGCTCAAACATATGTATATCGATGCGTCGTGACCGGCGCAAACCAACTTTTTGAATTACTGCTTTTCACCCCTTTTTTGGGGTGGGTATTACAATAACCCATCCATTTTACGTTATAGTTATCTATTCTAAGTTTAGGCTTCTCCAATGGATTACCAAGCAATTCTTAATGACATAGCAGACGAAATACGCCCTTTCCTTAAAGAGGGCAAGGTGGCAGACTACATCCCCGCTCTTGCCGAGGTCGATCCTGAACAGTTCGGCATGGCCCTGACCCTTTTCGACGGGACACAGTTCAGCGTCGGTGATGCGGAGACCCTCTTTTCTATTCAGAGCATCTCAAAGGTCTTTACCTTTACCCTGGCGCTGAATTTTTACGGCACCGATATGTACAAACGTATCGGCCGCGAACCTTCGGGAAACCCTTTTAATTCGCTGGTGCAACTCGAATACGAGCACGGCATTCCCCGAAACCCCTTTATCAATGCCGGTGCCATCAACGTCACCGATGCCCTCTTGAGCCACTACGGTGATGACGGCAACACTCTGCATGAGGTCCTGACCTTTATCCGCTCCATTGCCGACGAACCGTCCATCGACTACAATGAAACGGTCGCGGCATCCGAGATGGACCACGGTTTTCGCAACCTCGCTTTGGCGAACCTGATGAAAAGTTTTAACAACCTCGACAATGATGTTCAGGAAGTCGTCGAGACCTATTTCAAACACTGTGCCGTCGAGATGGATACAAAGATGCTCTCAAGGGCGATGCTCTATCTGGCCAACCACGGGGTCGATCCCATCACCGGTACCGTCCACATCACACCTCAGCAGGCCAAACGCATCAACGCCGTCATGCTCACCTGCGGCCACTATGACGCCTCGGGAGATTTTGCCTTCCACGTCGGACTTCCCGGCAAAAGCGGCGTCGGCGGCGGTATCGTCGCCGTCATACCCAAACTGATGGGGCTCGCCGTCTGGTCGCCGGGCCTTAACGCCCAGGGCAACTCCCTCGTCGGGACCAAGGCCCTGGAACTTTTTACGACCAAGACGGGGCTCTCTGTTTTTTAAAAGGCCGGTGCCTGCGACAAGATCGATTTTGAGGTGAAAAGATGAGATGGTTTATAGTTATACTCTTTTTGAAAGCTGCGGTATGGTCCGCTTCGATCGATACCAATCTGTATGAAGGCACGGACAAAGAGGCCTATTACCTGACGATCGCTGAGCGGATTGAGACAGAGGCCAAAAGCGGCCTCACCTCCGAAGAGACCATAAAGGAAGAGCGGCTGCAGTTGGCAAGGGTTCGCAGCGCCGCAGCGCAGGTCCCGAAGATAGAACGCTACGATCTTACAGCTCTTGCTGACGGTGCAAATACGCTCCATGGGTATTACGGCGCCATCAATGCCGGGGCATCTTTGCGCTTGCGAATGGAGCAGCGTCGAAAAATGCTCCGTGACCTCTCTTCCAAGACGGCATTTTTAAAGCAGTCTATCGAACGTATCGTCAAAGAGGAGAAGCCCCGGCTCCTCTCTTATCAGCTCCAGTATGCCTACTATAAACTCCAGCAGAAAAACCTTGAAGCGAGAGTGGATCTTCTGCAGACCCACGGACAGGAGGTCATGGATCTGCTTGTTAAGCATCTCGCCCTGCTGCAGTGCGATGTTCACAAAACAGTTGATGAGGCATTGGCCCGCAGCACTGCAGCGCTCGAACAGGCCCTTCAGCAGAAGGTCGCACTGCAGATCAGCCTTGAAAAGGCGATGATTGAAGGCAGCGGTAAATCAGCGCCGCTTCAACAGAAGATCAATGCTGCCGAAACGCAATACCAGCAGGCGCTGACTGCAAAGATCGGTGCAGAGGTACAGCAGTCTCTCTGCATGTTGAAACAGAAGCGAAATAAAGCTTTTTTTGCCCGGCTTGAGGAGATACAGACTCTCTCGGAAAACCTTTCCAAAGAGGAGCGACCCCGCTATGAGCAGATACTTGCCATCCTCAGGGAACTCGCCAAGGAGGTGTTCGGTTCGACAAAACTCTTCATCGGAGACACCCAGCACGAAAGCATGGCCGCCCTGACGAAGATCAAAGAGACGTTCACTGCACCGCTGTTCGTCTATAACGAACAGCCCATCAGTCTGCTGAGTCTTCTTAAAGCCCTTATCTGGGTTATTCTCGGATTTTTTCTGGGCGTGCTGTACAAACGGTGGATAGCGCGTGTGGCCCGCCGGTGGCCCGACATGAGCCAGATGTCCATCCGGCTGGCCTCCAATATCGGATATTACCTGATCGTGATCATCACCTTCATCATTGCCATCGGCAGTATCGGCATCGACATGACCTCCATCTCGTTGATCGCCGGGGCGCTCTCCATCGGTATCGGTTTCGGGCTTCAGACCGTTGTCTCCAACCTGATCGCGGGGATCATTCTAATGTTCGAACGCACCATCCGCATCGGCGACACGATCGAGATCAGCGATATGCTGCGCGGCAGGGTGACCGACATGCGTATCCGATCGACCACGATCAAAACTTTCGACAACATCGACATCGTCGTTCCCAACTCCTCGTTCATCCAGAACAATGTCATCAACTGGACGCTGGATGACCCGACCAGACGCCTGCACATCCCTTTTGGCGTCGCGTACGGTACCGAAGTCGAACGCGTCAAAAAAGTGATCCTCGAAGAGCTCGAAAAAAGTGCGTTGACCTATATTAAGGACAATAGTGAGAAAAAACCAGAAGTCTGGATGGTCGCCATGAACAGCAGCAGCGTTGATTTTGAGCTGCTTGTTTGGGTAGAATGGGCTAGTAAACTACGCCCCAACTCGCTGCGGTCGGATTTTCTGATTCTGATCTACAATGCGCTGTACAAACACGGTATTCAGATACCGTTTCCGCAACTTGATCTCTACGTCAAGCAGCTGCCTGCAGACACACTGAAATAAAGGAGAAGCGATGGCAAAAGTAACATCATACGGAGCGGCCCAGACCGTCACAGGCTCATGTCACCTCGTTAAGATCAATTCGGTAGAGATTCTGATCGACTGCGGCATGTTCCAGGGGGACACCGGCGGTATGAGCAACTATGAACCCTTTGCGTTCGATCCGGCCAAGATACAGTATCTCATCCTGACCCATGCCCACCTTGACCATATCGGAAGGGTCGCCAAGCTGGTCAAAGAGGGCTTTGACGGCGAGATCATTGCGACCCAGCCCACCTACGATATTGCCAAGATCATGCTGCTCGACAGTGCCGGGATCCTCGAAGAGGAGTACAGAACCCTGAAAAGAAAGGCACGCCGCCGCGGCGAGGAGGAGAGTGTTTCCGAACCGCTCTATACCCAGGAGCATGTCCATCAGGTATTTGAAAAAAAATGGCATACGCTCGAATATTTCGAGCACCATAAACTGCGCCAGCATATCAGAGTCTCTTTGGGCAATGCGGGGCATATTATGGGGAGTGCTTTCGTCATTCTCGACTACCACGAGGAGAGTGAACCAAAACGCATCGTCTTTTCCGGCGACATCGGCAGTCCCCACCGGCTGATCATCGACAGTGCCGATACGGTCGACAAAGCCGATGCGCTTTTTATCGAATCGACTTACGGCGACCGCGACCATAAGCCGTTGCTGGAAAGTGTACACGAATTCAAAAAGGCCGTCACCGAGACCCTTGAACGCGGCGGAAACGTGCTGATCCCCTCCTTTGCGCTTGAGCGTACCCAGGAGATCCTCTGGCTGCTGCACGAAATGTTTAAGGCCCATACACTGCCGGAGTGCCGTGTTTTTCTCGACAGCCCGCTGGCTATCAAAGCGACCGAGCTCTACAACAAATACCCGCTCCAGCTCAGCGACGAGGTTGAATGGGAGGCGGCCATCGGCAGTGACCCTTTTTCCTTCAAGTGGCTTGAAATGACCTCGACCAGGGATGAGTCCATGGAGATCAACCGGGTCAGAGAACGGGCGATCATCATTGCCGGCAGCGGCATGTGTACAGGCGGACGCATCATGCACCATCTCAAAAACCGCCTCTGGAACCCGAAAAATGCGGTGATTTTCGTGGGTTATCAGGTTGAGGGGACACTCGGACGCCGTATCATCGACGGCGCGAAGTTTGTCAGAATCTACAATGAAGAGATCATTACCAAGGCGCAGGTCTATACGATCAACGGATTTTCAGCCCATGCCGACCAGAGTGATCTCATCGACTGGATACGTCCTATCAAAGGGCTGAAGACCCTCTGTCTGGTCCACGGCGAAGAAGAGAAGATGGAGCTCTTTGCGAAGGCGATCAACGAAGCATTGAAAATAGACGCACACATCATGAAACGCGGCATTCCTGTCACATTATAAAAGGATACAGACGACGATGCGAAAAGGCAGAAAAAACCACAACGGGTTCCACAGAAAATTCGGCATTCCAAAACCGCCGAAGGTGACAAT
Encoded proteins:
- a CDS encoding peptidase M42, whose protein sequence is MRNTLKPFRGFLDILKHLIRRPSVVGAEHPFFLSLKRELDEIGIKTTLYEGLLVAEGSDPDRGMLSAHIDRHGLICTGPNEFQYAAFMTQNRGDLTGDSIAEQTYMAIVERFKQQSVQAYEPWSGSYLGLGTIDNAYICERRKNLVFEVKGLEHLLPGTPVAFVDTLSSKNGLLSAQLDNVLSAAVIVYLYRCGYKGTAFFTAQEESGKSWRFLLEWFRRLDKSTDRLLVLDTSPYPNREEAERQHIVLRHRDANAKFDSPLTKEIEKLCRKLKIDYSFKDSYLKIENKKRVSEGMKKNSLGSTEMGRLTAASGGTITGTTLQVPTTGYHTTSETVSVESVAKMLELLKHMYIDAS
- a CDS encoding phosphatidylglycerol lysyltransferase domain-containing protein; the protein is MAKLTVNKHTLKPFGLDAKPVIEKYLAKLDVDISDYTFAANYIWLANSSGFYAIINKCFCLFVMTGGELTMLLPPLGKKKHVTEAMVRCFDIMNKNNSSRYYARIDYVQASMIEAFVQSTDEGESMFEMLEHYIVEKKLVDYVYEADNLIELRGNSYHTKRTEINKFIKSYADHRIEVLDSVKHHDEIMHLFNKWVSDRVKYMPKEEAELFLDGIHQERHAVKRMLKHYEELQLIGLVIYIDGELKGFTAGERISADTAAVIIEKTDFEVMGCAQFIFRAFSKMLKEHYGSTYINVGDDMGFENLRKVKMSYRPFKLVAKYTIYQK
- a CDS encoding mechanosensitive ion channel domain-containing protein, whose protein sequence is MRWFIVILFLKAAVWSASIDTNLYEGTDKEAYYLTIAERIETEAKSGLTSEETIKEERLQLARVRSAAAQVPKIERYDLTALADGANTLHGYYGAINAGASLRLRMEQRRKMLRDLSSKTAFLKQSIERIVKEEKPRLLSYQLQYAYYKLQQKNLEARVDLLQTHGQEVMDLLVKHLALLQCDVHKTVDEALARSTAALEQALQQKVALQISLEKAMIEGSGKSAPLQQKINAAETQYQQALTAKIGAEVQQSLCMLKQKRNKAFFARLEEIQTLSENLSKEERPRYEQILAILRELAKEVFGSTKLFIGDTQHESMAALTKIKETFTAPLFVYNEQPISLLSLLKALIWVILGFFLGVLYKRWIARVARRWPDMSQMSIRLASNIGYYLIVIITFIIAIGSIGIDMTSISLIAGALSIGIGFGLQTVVSNLIAGIILMFERTIRIGDTIEISDMLRGRVTDMRIRSTTIKTFDNIDIVVPNSSFIQNNVINWTLDDPTRRLHIPFGVAYGTEVERVKKVILEELEKSALTYIKDNSEKKPEVWMVAMNSSSVDFELLVWVEWASKLRPNSLRSDFLILIYNALYKHGIQIPFPQLDLYVKQLPADTLK
- a CDS encoding glutaminase produces the protein MDYQAILNDIADEIRPFLKEGKVADYIPALAEVDPEQFGMALTLFDGTQFSVGDAETLFSIQSISKVFTFTLALNFYGTDMYKRIGREPSGNPFNSLVQLEYEHGIPRNPFINAGAINVTDALLSHYGDDGNTLHEVLTFIRSIADEPSIDYNETVAASEMDHGFRNLALANLMKSFNNLDNDVQEVVETYFKHCAVEMDTKMLSRAMLYLANHGVDPITGTVHITPQQAKRINAVMLTCGHYDASGDFAFHVGLPGKSGVGGGIVAVIPKLMGLAVWSPGLNAQGNSLVGTKALELFTTKTGLSVF
- a CDS encoding MBL fold metallo-hydrolase, with amino-acid sequence MAKVTSYGAAQTVTGSCHLVKINSVEILIDCGMFQGDTGGMSNYEPFAFDPAKIQYLILTHAHLDHIGRVAKLVKEGFDGEIIATQPTYDIAKIMLLDSAGILEEEYRTLKRKARRRGEEESVSEPLYTQEHVHQVFEKKWHTLEYFEHHKLRQHIRVSLGNAGHIMGSAFVILDYHEESEPKRIVFSGDIGSPHRLIIDSADTVDKADALFIESTYGDRDHKPLLESVHEFKKAVTETLERGGNVLIPSFALERTQEILWLLHEMFKAHTLPECRVFLDSPLAIKATELYNKYPLQLSDEVEWEAAIGSDPFSFKWLEMTSTRDESMEINRVRERAIIIAGSGMCTGGRIMHHLKNRLWNPKNAVIFVGYQVEGTLGRRIIDGAKFVRIYNEEIITKAQVYTINGFSAHADQSDLIDWIRPIKGLKTLCLVHGEEEKMELFAKAINEALKIDAHIMKRGIPVTL
- the ppk2 gene encoding polyphosphate kinase 2, with product MKDNALTEQQLDEAISTYKENLALEPYQAELVKLQQHIERHRLKLVILFEGRDAAGKGSVIGSVSRYMNPKHYRIVALGRPTEEERTQWYFQRYIKHFPHGGELVLFDRSWYNRAMVEQVFGFCSEVEHDLFMRDVVPFEESLVDNGTLLVKLYFSVTKEKQAQRFEQRRTDPLRQWKLSEIDLQAQSMWDQFTETKFRMLKQTSHNKAPWHIIRSNDKHKARLETMKLILNQVDYDGRCRALEFAPDPKTVFSAEEELAVMEKQQLKRGKGNA